From Pongo pygmaeus isolate AG05252 chromosome 1, NHGRI_mPonPyg2-v2.0_pri, whole genome shotgun sequence, one genomic window encodes:
- the DYRK3 gene encoding dual specificity tyrosine-phosphorylation-regulated kinase 3 isoform X2, with product MKWKEKLGDGVYDTFMMIDETKCPPCSNVLCNPSEPPPPRRLNMTTEQFTRDHTQHFLDGGEMKVEQLFQEFGNRKSNTIQSDGISDSEKCSPTVSEGKSSDCLNTVKSNSSSKAPKVVPLTPEQALKQYKHHLTAYEKLEIINYPEIYFVGPNAKKRHGVIGGPNNGGYDDADGAYIHVPRDHLAYRYEVLKIIGKGSFGQVARVYDHKLRQYVALKMVRNEKRFHRQAAEEIRILEHLKKQDKTGSMNVIHMLESFTFRNHVCMAFELLSIDLYELIKKNKFQGFSVQLVRKFAQSILQSLDALHKNKIIHCDLKPENILLKHHGRSSTKVIDFGSSCFEYQKLYTYIQSRFYRAPEIILGSRYSTPIDIWSFGCILAELLTGQPLFPGEDEGDQLACMMELLGMPPPKLLEQSKRAKYFINSKGIPRYCSVTTQADGRVMLVGGRSRRGKKRGPPGSKDWGTALKGCDDYLFIEFLKRCLHWDPSARLTPAQALRHPWISKSVPRPITTIDKVSGKRVVNPASAFQGLGSKLPPVVGIANKLKANLMSETNGSIPLCSVLPKLIS from the exons ATGAAGTGGAAAGAGAA GTTGGGGGATGGTGTCTATGACACCTTCATGATGATAGATGAAACCAAATGTCCCCCCTGTTCAAATGTACTCTGCAATCCTTCTGAACCACCTCCACCCAGAAGACTAAAT ATGACCACTGAACAGTTTACAAGAGATCATACTCAGCACTTTTTGGATGGAGGTGAGATGAAGGTAGAACAGCTGTTTCAAGAATTTGGCAACAGAAAATCCAATACTATTCAGTCAGATGGCATCAGTGACTCTGAAAAATGCTCTCCTACTGTTTCTGAGGGTAAAAGTTCAGATTGCTTGAATACAGTAAAATCCAACAGTTCATCCAAGGCACCCAAAGTGGTGCCTCTGACTCCAGAACAAGCCCTGAAGCAATATAAACACCACCTCACTGCCTATGAGAAACTGGAAATAATTAATTATCCAGAAATTTACTTTGTAGGTCCAAATGCCAAAAAAAGACATGGAGTTATTGGTGGTCCCAATAATGGAGGGTATGATGATGCAGATGGGGCCTATATTCATGTACCTCGAGACCATCTAGCTTATCGATATGAGGTGCTGAAAATTATCGGCAAGGGGAGTTTTGGGCAGGTGGCCAGGGTCTATGATCACAAACTTCGACAGTACGTGGCCCTAAAAATGGTGCGCAATGAGAAGCGCTTTCATCGTCAAGCAGCTGAGGAGATCCGGATTTTGGAGCATCTTAAAAAACAGGATAAAACTGGTAGTATGAACGTTATCCACATGCTGGAAAGTTTCACATTCCGGAACCATGTTTGCATGGCCTTTGAATTGCTGAGCATAGACCTTTATGagctgattaaaaaaaacaagtttcaGGGTTTTAGCGTCCAGTTGGTACGCAAGTTTGCCCAGTCCATCTTGCAATCTTTGGATGCCCTCCACAAAAATAAGATTATTCACTGCGATCTGAAGCCAGAAAACATTCTCCTGAAACACCACGGGCGCAGTTCAACCAAGGTCATTGACTTTGGGTCCAGCTGTTTCGAGTACCAGAAGCTCTACACATATATCCAGTCTCGGTTCTACAGAGCTCCAGAAATCATCTTAGGAAGCCGCTACAGCACACCAATTGACATATGGAGTTTTGGCTGCATCCTTGCAGAACTTTTAACAGGACAGCCTCTCTTCCCTGGAGAGGATGAAGGAGACCAGTTGGCCTGCATGATGGAGCTTCTAGGGATGCCACCACCAAAACTTCTGGAGCAATCCAAGCGTGCCAAGTACTTTATTAATTCCAAGGGCATACCCCGCTACTGCTCTGTGACTACCCAGGCAGATGGGAGGGTTATGCTTGTGGGGGGTCGCTCACGTAGGGGTAAAAAGCGGGGTCCTCCAGGCAGCAAAGACTGGGGGACAGCACTGAAAGGGTGTGATGACTACTTGTTTATAGAGTTCTTGAAAAGGTGTCTTCACTGGGACCCCTCTGCCCGCTTGACCCCAGCTCAAGCATTAAGACACCCTTGGATTAGCAAGTCTGTCCCCAGACCTATCACCACCATAGACAAGGTGTCAGGGAAACGGGTAGTTAATCCTGCAAGTGCTTTCCAGGGATTGGGTTCTAAGCTGCCTCCAGTTGTTGGAATAGCCAATAAGCTTAAAGCTAACTTAATGTCAGAAACCAATGGTAGTATACCCCTATGCAGTGTATTGCCAAAACTGATTAGCTAG
- the DYRK3 gene encoding dual specificity tyrosine-phosphorylation-regulated kinase 3 isoform X1, with the protein MGGTARGPGRKDAGPPGAGLPPQQRRLGDGVYDTFMMIDETKCPPCSNVLCNPSEPPPPRRLNMTTEQFTRDHTQHFLDGGEMKVEQLFQEFGNRKSNTIQSDGISDSEKCSPTVSEGKSSDCLNTVKSNSSSKAPKVVPLTPEQALKQYKHHLTAYEKLEIINYPEIYFVGPNAKKRHGVIGGPNNGGYDDADGAYIHVPRDHLAYRYEVLKIIGKGSFGQVARVYDHKLRQYVALKMVRNEKRFHRQAAEEIRILEHLKKQDKTGSMNVIHMLESFTFRNHVCMAFELLSIDLYELIKKNKFQGFSVQLVRKFAQSILQSLDALHKNKIIHCDLKPENILLKHHGRSSTKVIDFGSSCFEYQKLYTYIQSRFYRAPEIILGSRYSTPIDIWSFGCILAELLTGQPLFPGEDEGDQLACMMELLGMPPPKLLEQSKRAKYFINSKGIPRYCSVTTQADGRVMLVGGRSRRGKKRGPPGSKDWGTALKGCDDYLFIEFLKRCLHWDPSARLTPAQALRHPWISKSVPRPITTIDKVSGKRVVNPASAFQGLGSKLPPVVGIANKLKANLMSETNGSIPLCSVLPKLIS; encoded by the exons ATGGGAGGCACAGCTCGCGGGCCTGGGCGGAAGGATGCGGGGCCGCCTGGAGCCGGGCTCCCGCCCCAGCAGCGGAG GTTGGGGGATGGTGTCTATGACACCTTCATGATGATAGATGAAACCAAATGTCCCCCCTGTTCAAATGTACTCTGCAATCCTTCTGAACCACCTCCACCCAGAAGACTAAAT ATGACCACTGAACAGTTTACAAGAGATCATACTCAGCACTTTTTGGATGGAGGTGAGATGAAGGTAGAACAGCTGTTTCAAGAATTTGGCAACAGAAAATCCAATACTATTCAGTCAGATGGCATCAGTGACTCTGAAAAATGCTCTCCTACTGTTTCTGAGGGTAAAAGTTCAGATTGCTTGAATACAGTAAAATCCAACAGTTCATCCAAGGCACCCAAAGTGGTGCCTCTGACTCCAGAACAAGCCCTGAAGCAATATAAACACCACCTCACTGCCTATGAGAAACTGGAAATAATTAATTATCCAGAAATTTACTTTGTAGGTCCAAATGCCAAAAAAAGACATGGAGTTATTGGTGGTCCCAATAATGGAGGGTATGATGATGCAGATGGGGCCTATATTCATGTACCTCGAGACCATCTAGCTTATCGATATGAGGTGCTGAAAATTATCGGCAAGGGGAGTTTTGGGCAGGTGGCCAGGGTCTATGATCACAAACTTCGACAGTACGTGGCCCTAAAAATGGTGCGCAATGAGAAGCGCTTTCATCGTCAAGCAGCTGAGGAGATCCGGATTTTGGAGCATCTTAAAAAACAGGATAAAACTGGTAGTATGAACGTTATCCACATGCTGGAAAGTTTCACATTCCGGAACCATGTTTGCATGGCCTTTGAATTGCTGAGCATAGACCTTTATGagctgattaaaaaaaacaagtttcaGGGTTTTAGCGTCCAGTTGGTACGCAAGTTTGCCCAGTCCATCTTGCAATCTTTGGATGCCCTCCACAAAAATAAGATTATTCACTGCGATCTGAAGCCAGAAAACATTCTCCTGAAACACCACGGGCGCAGTTCAACCAAGGTCATTGACTTTGGGTCCAGCTGTTTCGAGTACCAGAAGCTCTACACATATATCCAGTCTCGGTTCTACAGAGCTCCAGAAATCATCTTAGGAAGCCGCTACAGCACACCAATTGACATATGGAGTTTTGGCTGCATCCTTGCAGAACTTTTAACAGGACAGCCTCTCTTCCCTGGAGAGGATGAAGGAGACCAGTTGGCCTGCATGATGGAGCTTCTAGGGATGCCACCACCAAAACTTCTGGAGCAATCCAAGCGTGCCAAGTACTTTATTAATTCCAAGGGCATACCCCGCTACTGCTCTGTGACTACCCAGGCAGATGGGAGGGTTATGCTTGTGGGGGGTCGCTCACGTAGGGGTAAAAAGCGGGGTCCTCCAGGCAGCAAAGACTGGGGGACAGCACTGAAAGGGTGTGATGACTACTTGTTTATAGAGTTCTTGAAAAGGTGTCTTCACTGGGACCCCTCTGCCCGCTTGACCCCAGCTCAAGCATTAAGACACCCTTGGATTAGCAAGTCTGTCCCCAGACCTATCACCACCATAGACAAGGTGTCAGGGAAACGGGTAGTTAATCCTGCAAGTGCTTTCCAGGGATTGGGTTCTAAGCTGCCTCCAGTTGTTGGAATAGCCAATAAGCTTAAAGCTAACTTAATGTCAGAAACCAATGGTAGTATACCCCTATGCAGTGTATTGCCAAAACTGATTAGCTAG
- the DYRK3 gene encoding dual specificity tyrosine-phosphorylation-regulated kinase 3 isoform X3, with product MMIDETKCPPCSNVLCNPSEPPPPRRLNMTTEQFTRDHTQHFLDGGEMKVEQLFQEFGNRKSNTIQSDGISDSEKCSPTVSEGKSSDCLNTVKSNSSSKAPKVVPLTPEQALKQYKHHLTAYEKLEIINYPEIYFVGPNAKKRHGVIGGPNNGGYDDADGAYIHVPRDHLAYRYEVLKIIGKGSFGQVARVYDHKLRQYVALKMVRNEKRFHRQAAEEIRILEHLKKQDKTGSMNVIHMLESFTFRNHVCMAFELLSIDLYELIKKNKFQGFSVQLVRKFAQSILQSLDALHKNKIIHCDLKPENILLKHHGRSSTKVIDFGSSCFEYQKLYTYIQSRFYRAPEIILGSRYSTPIDIWSFGCILAELLTGQPLFPGEDEGDQLACMMELLGMPPPKLLEQSKRAKYFINSKGIPRYCSVTTQADGRVMLVGGRSRRGKKRGPPGSKDWGTALKGCDDYLFIEFLKRCLHWDPSARLTPAQALRHPWISKSVPRPITTIDKVSGKRVVNPASAFQGLGSKLPPVVGIANKLKANLMSETNGSIPLCSVLPKLIS from the exons ATGATGATAGATGAAACCAAATGTCCCCCCTGTTCAAATGTACTCTGCAATCCTTCTGAACCACCTCCACCCAGAAGACTAAAT ATGACCACTGAACAGTTTACAAGAGATCATACTCAGCACTTTTTGGATGGAGGTGAGATGAAGGTAGAACAGCTGTTTCAAGAATTTGGCAACAGAAAATCCAATACTATTCAGTCAGATGGCATCAGTGACTCTGAAAAATGCTCTCCTACTGTTTCTGAGGGTAAAAGTTCAGATTGCTTGAATACAGTAAAATCCAACAGTTCATCCAAGGCACCCAAAGTGGTGCCTCTGACTCCAGAACAAGCCCTGAAGCAATATAAACACCACCTCACTGCCTATGAGAAACTGGAAATAATTAATTATCCAGAAATTTACTTTGTAGGTCCAAATGCCAAAAAAAGACATGGAGTTATTGGTGGTCCCAATAATGGAGGGTATGATGATGCAGATGGGGCCTATATTCATGTACCTCGAGACCATCTAGCTTATCGATATGAGGTGCTGAAAATTATCGGCAAGGGGAGTTTTGGGCAGGTGGCCAGGGTCTATGATCACAAACTTCGACAGTACGTGGCCCTAAAAATGGTGCGCAATGAGAAGCGCTTTCATCGTCAAGCAGCTGAGGAGATCCGGATTTTGGAGCATCTTAAAAAACAGGATAAAACTGGTAGTATGAACGTTATCCACATGCTGGAAAGTTTCACATTCCGGAACCATGTTTGCATGGCCTTTGAATTGCTGAGCATAGACCTTTATGagctgattaaaaaaaacaagtttcaGGGTTTTAGCGTCCAGTTGGTACGCAAGTTTGCCCAGTCCATCTTGCAATCTTTGGATGCCCTCCACAAAAATAAGATTATTCACTGCGATCTGAAGCCAGAAAACATTCTCCTGAAACACCACGGGCGCAGTTCAACCAAGGTCATTGACTTTGGGTCCAGCTGTTTCGAGTACCAGAAGCTCTACACATATATCCAGTCTCGGTTCTACAGAGCTCCAGAAATCATCTTAGGAAGCCGCTACAGCACACCAATTGACATATGGAGTTTTGGCTGCATCCTTGCAGAACTTTTAACAGGACAGCCTCTCTTCCCTGGAGAGGATGAAGGAGACCAGTTGGCCTGCATGATGGAGCTTCTAGGGATGCCACCACCAAAACTTCTGGAGCAATCCAAGCGTGCCAAGTACTTTATTAATTCCAAGGGCATACCCCGCTACTGCTCTGTGACTACCCAGGCAGATGGGAGGGTTATGCTTGTGGGGGGTCGCTCACGTAGGGGTAAAAAGCGGGGTCCTCCAGGCAGCAAAGACTGGGGGACAGCACTGAAAGGGTGTGATGACTACTTGTTTATAGAGTTCTTGAAAAGGTGTCTTCACTGGGACCCCTCTGCCCGCTTGACCCCAGCTCAAGCATTAAGACACCCTTGGATTAGCAAGTCTGTCCCCAGACCTATCACCACCATAGACAAGGTGTCAGGGAAACGGGTAGTTAATCCTGCAAGTGCTTTCCAGGGATTGGGTTCTAAGCTGCCTCCAGTTGTTGGAATAGCCAATAAGCTTAAAGCTAACTTAATGTCAGAAACCAATGGTAGTATACCCCTATGCAGTGTATTGCCAAAACTGATTAGCTAG